From Zea mays cultivar B73 chromosome 3, Zm-B73-REFERENCE-NAM-5.0, whole genome shotgun sequence:
TCTAAATGCATCATAACTCGGGTCCTCGAAGAGTATCTTTGTGCTTGTTTGGATGCACGCAAATAATCAATGAACTGGACCAATTAAAAATCATATGGACGCGACAAAACATAACAAGACGTACACAAGGAACGGAAATATGGAACGGAGACACGGGGAGCTTAACGCATGCATGCGTCAGGGGAAACCCGGGGCGTTGCCGGCGAGGAACGTCTGCGCGAGGCGCTCGTCGCGAAACCCGTCGGCGGCGGAGTTATccgcggcccagacgaagattccatgCAGCCTCCCCTGGCGGCGCAGCTCCCGGCACGCCCTGAAGAAGCCCTTCCCGGGGCGCAGGCCGCCGCTGGCGGGGTCCGTCCCGAAGCTGACGAGCACCTTCCCCCCTCCGCCGGCGCCGGCGTACCGGGCGCTCTGCTCGTCGTAGTGGGCCAGGAACTCCGGCACCGTGGTGTTGGACGGGTACGCGTAGAACTGGAAGTTGACGTAGTCGAAGTCGCGGCCGTAGCGTCGCCAGAGCTCGGCGTAGTGCGCCTGCACGTCCGGGTTGGCGAAGGGCGCGATGGAGGCGAAGGAGATGACGCCGCGGGCCCGGAGCGCGCGCACGAGGCGGCCGACGCACTCGGCGAACACCTCGGGCGTCTCGCGCTCCCCGAAGTGCTCGTAGTCCACGTCCACCCCGTCGAGGCCGTAGCGGGTGAGGATGGCCGCGAGCGACGCCACGGCGTTGCCGACCCAGGCGTCGACGGAGGACGCGCGGAACGTGGCGTTGGCGCCGAACACGGTGTCGCCGCCGAGGCTGAGCGCGACGCGGGCGCGGGAGGAGGGGCACTTGAGGGCGGCCACGGCGGCCGGGGTGAGGTTCGCCTCGTCCCAGAACACGGCGAAGCGGCCGTCCGTGGGCACCGGCGGCGCGGAGGCGTTGGTGGCGTTCGCGGCGTAGTCGATGGCGAAGGAGAGGATGAAGTGGAAGTCCACGCCCGGGTGCACCGGCACGTCCGCGAACGTCACGTTCTTGCCCTCCGCGCCGATGTACTCGCGGAACAGAGGGCGTGCTGGCGACGACGGTGCCGCCCagctcgccgccgccgctgccgtggAGGCCGCCGCGACTACGAGCGCAGCAGCGATCAACGGGTGAAGAGAAGCCATGACGACGGTAGGAGGTCAGCCGACGACGCTGGCTAGAGATGAAGAAGCATTGACGTTGGTTTCCAACGAATATATAGGAGCGCAGAATCTGGCAGGTCCAGGTGAACTGGGACTTGACCAGGTCAGTAGCTAGTACGTGTTGGTGAGCTGTGTGATCGATCGAGCTGCTGCCGCCTGCAGGCGGTGCACTCAACTTTGGCCGGCAAGTGTATGTGGCAGACTCTCATTCCAATGCAAGCACATTCACCTGTTCCTCCCAACCCTACGTATGTTATGGCCTACAGCTACAGCCTACAGGCCGGCAGCGTGCAGGCGAGGCGACCACGAGTAAAGCTAGACCAGGGACCGTGTGAGGACGTGTGGCAGAGCTTCACACCCATGCTTTTCGGCTTCTGaccagagatggccaaacgggccgcccggcccgggcccggCCCGCCAGACACGGTTAAGAAACCGGGACAGGTCTTCTAAGCCCGCGGGCTTGATTCTCTGTCCGAGCCCGGCTCGCAGCAGGCTTAAACggtcggcccgtttagcacgaaaaagcgGACCGAAAACAGGCTAAGCGGGCCATAAAGCACGTTTTAGTgcaaaaaagcgggcttaacgtGCTTaaaggtaaacgggccgtgccgggctagcccaccgtgcctaattTCCTATCCGAGtccggcccgcttattcgtgccggatCGGCCCAGACCCGTATAGAACCGGGTCATGCCGGGCTCGGACCAGGCCCAAACAGCGGGCTTCGTGCAGGACTCGCGGGCCTAATGTTGGCCATCTATACTCTAGCCCGATTCTGACTGTTTCAATCTGTTTTTTTTTACAGTTAAACGATTCTCTTTTGAGTTTGGTTTTACGAAAACCATTTTTTAAATCACTCGAATCAACGTGAATGTAAAATTCATTGAGTTGTCATAACCGGAGAAAACCACCGCTTTCTAAATCCTAAAACATGTAAATCTTTTTATCGTCATATGTATGTAAGCCCGTGATAGCTAGATCATTAGTATTATAGATTCTCGAAAAGCTGTCATATCGAAAGGAATAGCATTTAACCAAACAAACGTTAAAAACATCAATTAATTATTTACATTAGAAGTTGTGAGCTTTAAGAAAACTACTCTCACCATCCTACTTTTCTTTGAAGAATCAAATGGAATCACTCTACGCTACAGAACTAGAGAGCGGAGCTCTTCTTAACGACATCTTAGTAGTTTATATTGTAGTGTCTGTCTGTCTCCATTCTAAGAAAACAAATGAGAATGACTTGTATTATTATACGGACGACGATCCATTTTGAAGCTAGTACAAGCTAAAACTAGCTTTACAAGCGGAGTcaaaagcagctttttctaaaagccgatttTTTTGTAGTGCAAAAATGAAAGCACATCTAGACCTGCTTTTAGCAGCTTTTAGTGgaactgtgaaaatatatatAGAAGAATTTTAGCGACTTTTAGTGGTTCTCACCAAACGATTTTTAGTTTTTTAGCAGTTCACAGCCCACAACAGCATttttcacagctcacagcccacaacagcttttttacagccacagcccaaccaaacagaccctaaagtTAAACCCTTTTAAAACCCTGTCAAAGCTCATaggtttttttttgaaaaaaatggATAAAACGAtttcttagggctagtttgagaaccTCATTTTTTCAAAGAATTTTCATTTTTCccaaggaaaattagttcattttttcttAGGAAATAGAAATCCCTTGGTAAAATGGAGTTTCCAGAGTAGTCCTTAAAGCACTTCTAATAGTTCTCAAAAGTCACACTCGGTCTTGGTGCTTTAGAAGGATTAAAAAGATATTTgtatctgtaacacccctggtgttataagaactaaaacttgagcatgacatcatatgcatttacatgtcattatgtttgttacacctagaatgcatccactaggctaaaagttcaaaacaagtgtgatgtgatgacttgaagAGCTTCTtaaccctagaatagggtacTTGACCAAGGAATAGAGGTGTATGGGTGTGTGTAATACAAAATTGAGTGTTATCTCCAAAGTTAGTGGAAATGTTCATAAGAGACTAaacttgatggatttgagtggcacacAAACCCTAGAATACCCAAAACCCTAATAAGAGCCCTAAAAACCCTAATTTGTGCCTTATAAGGTGATTTGAATTTCTATAaatttttggaccaaagtgcatttatcaaagtggtagaatatcaaaaactaaacaacttttacattggaaaTTTTCAAGTGATGCGGAACAAATTGGAGTAAATTGTAAAACTTTCCAAAGCACCTATATGGCTAACTCTGAAATCACTGTGATTGGGCTGACTTTGGgaccttgtatttcttaatctatGGAGATTCTGCCCCAAGTCATTACAACAAAATGGTAGAGCTATGTTAGTAgttcaagtttgattaagtgactaagccttgGTGCTCTATGGAAAGAAGAGATGAATGGacctaaagttgggctgtcagtcacCACTGAAGCTGAAATTCGACTGTCCGTGAACTAAGATGAACTTTGAGATCGATTTTGAATAGGATCCAGTGGATGTTTGATCGAGGTTGCTATAACAAAATCAAAGCTGGTTTGTAGAAGAACAATTTTGCTACAGATGGATTGGGGAGTTGTTACATGAAAATTAGAGAACGGGGCTCCTCAACTTGCTCGGTCAAGCGCTCTGAATGGAgctcccatggtacagtgacctgaAGAAGATCACTGATTCAGTTAATCTGTCGCCGCCGGAGAACTTGCGCCATGATTCACGCCGGCCACCGCGATCCGTGCCATTGTGAAGTGGATAACCGTGGCGGGTGAAAAGATCTTGGGTGAGGAGAACTTAGGATTGAGCTGGATCAccgcctgatagtcgcctagagggggggtgaatagggcgaaactgaaattctcaaaaataatcacaactacaagtcgggttagtgttagagatataatcaagtccgcgagagagggtgcgaaacaaatcgcaagcgaataaagagtgtgacacacggatttgttttaccgaggttcggttctcgcaaacctactccccgttgaggtggtcacaaagaccgggtctctttcaaccctttccctctctcaaacggtccctcggaccgagtgagctttctcttctcaatcacttggaacacaaagttcctacaaggaccaccacaagattggtgtctcttgcctcaattacaagtaagtttgatcgcaagaaagaatcaagaaagaagaaagcaatccaagcgcaagagctcgaaaaaacacaagcaaatctctctcactagtcactaaagctttgtgtggagtttgggagaggatttgatctcttgaatgtgtctagaattgaatgcctagctcttgtaagtggttggaagtgtgaaaacttggatgcaatgaatggtgggtggttgggggtatttatagccccaaccaccaaactagccgtttggtggggctgactgtcgtatggtgcaccggacagtcccagccacgtcaccaaagccgttgggttccgaccgttggagctctgtcttctaggcccgcctggatgtccggtggcgcactggacatgtactgtagagtgtctggtgcgccagtatgggcgtgcctgacttctgcgcgcgctggcgcgcatttaatgcgctgcaggtagccgttggcgccgaaatatccgttgctccgttgtcacaccggatagtccggtgcacatcggacatgtccggtgaattatagcggactagccgttgcgaattcccgaagctggcgagttcttgaggcgccgttccttggagcaccggacactgtccggtgtacaccggacagtccggtgaattatagcggagcgcctccggattttcccgaaggtgacgagtttgagttggagtcctctggtgcaccggacatcgtccggtggcacaccggacagtccggtgcgccagaccagaggtgccttcggttgcccctttgctcttttgttgaacccaattcttggtctttttattggctaagtgtgaacctttggcacctgtataacttatacactagagcaaactagttagtccaattatttgtgttgggcaattcaaccaccaaaatcatttaggaaataggtgtaagcctaattccctttcaatctccccctttttggtgattgatgccaacacaaaccaaagcaaatatggaagtgcataattgactagcttgcataatgtaagtgcaaaggttgcttggaattgagccaatataaatacttaaaagatatgcatggattgtttctttcaatttttgacattttggaccacgcttgcaccacatgttttgtttttgcaaattctttttgtaaatccttttcaaagttcttttgcaaatagtcaagggtaaatgaataagattttgcgaagcattttcaagatttgaaattttctccccctatttcaaatgtgtttcttttgactaaacaaaactccccctagatgaaatcctcctcttagtgttcaagagggttttgatatagattttgaaaatactacttttctcccccttttgaacacaataagataccaatttgaaaatattctttgacaaactaaaatttttggaagttggtggtggtgcggtccttttgctttgggctcatactttctccccctttggcatgaatcgccaaaaacggaatcattagagccctttgctatactctctccccctttggtcataagtaaatgagtgaagattataccaaagacgaagtccttttgctttgaattctcccccaaaagatggagagatgcgcggagcgacgatgaaggatgagttgcggagtggaagcctttgtcttcgccgaagactccaaattcctttcaatgcacctatgacttggtttgaaatatacttgaaaacatattagtcatagcatatgaaagagacatgatcaaaggtatataaattagctatgtgtgcaaattagtaaaagaagttcctagaatcaagaatatttagctcatgcctaagtttgttaaaagtttgttcatcaagtggcttggtaaagatatcggctaattgatctttagtattaatgtaagaaatctcgatatctcccttttgttggtgatcccttaaaaagtgataccgaatggctatgtgtttagtgcggctatgttcgacgggattatccgccattttgattgcactctcattatcacatagaagaggaactttggttaatttgtaaccatagtccctaagggtttgcctcatccaaagtagttgcgcgcaacaatggcctgcggcaatgtactcggcttcggtggtagaaagagcaacggaattttgcttctttgaagcccaagacactaaagatcttcccaagaactggcaagtccctgatgtgctctttctaatgattttacaccccgcccaatcggcatccgaataaccaatcaaatcaaaagtggatcccctaggataccaaagcccaaacttaggagtataaactaaatatctcaagattcgttttacggccttaaggtgagcttccttagggtcggcttggaatcttgcacacatgcatacggaaagcataatatccggtcgagatgcacataaatagagtaaagatcctatcatcgaccgatataccttttgatcgacggatttacctccctcgtcgaggtcaagatgcccattggttcccatgggtgtcttgatgggcttggcatccttcatcccaaacttgcttagaatatcttgagtatacttcgtttggcttaggaaggtgccttcttggagttgcttcacttgaaatcctaagaaatacttcaactctcccatcatagacatctcgaacttttgtgtcgtgatcctactaaattcttcacatgtagactcgttagtagatccaaatataatatcatcaacataaatttggcatacaaacaagtcattttcaagagttttagtgaatagagtaggatcggtctttccaactttgaagccattagtgataaggaaatccctaaggcattcataccatgctcttggggcttgcttgagcccataaagcgccttagagagtttataaacatgattagggtactcactatcttcaaagccgggaggttgctcaacatagacctcttccttgattggtccattgaggaaggcacttttcacgtccatttgataaagcttgaagccatggtaagtagcataggctaataatatacgaattgactcaagcctagctacgggtgcataggtttcaccaaaatccaaaccttcgacttgggagtatcccttggccacaagtcgggctttgttccttgtcaccacaccatgctcatcttgcttgttgcggaagacccatttggttcctacaacattttgattaggacgtggaactaaatgccatacctcattcctagtgaagttgttgagctcctcttgcatcgccaccacccaatccgaatcttgaagtgcttcctctatcctgtggggctcaatagaggaaacaaaagagtaatgctcacaaaaatgtgcaacacgagatctagtggttacccccttatgaatgtcgccgaggatggtgtcgacggggtgatctcgttggattgcttggtggactcttgggtgtggcggcctttgttcttcatcctccttgtcttgatcatttgcgtctcccccttgatcattgtcgtcatcttgaggtggctcatttgcttgatcttctacttcatcaacttgagcttcatactcattttgagtcggtggagatgcttgcgtggaggaggatggttgatcttttgcatttggaggctcttcggattccttaggacatacatccccaatggacatgttccttagcgtgatgcacggagcctcctcatcacctatctcatcaagatcaacttgctctacttgagagccgttagtttcatcaaacacaacgtcacaagaaacttcaactagtcccgaggacttgttaaagactctatatgcccttgtgtttgagtcatatcctagtaaaaagccttctacagtcttaggagcaaatttagattttctacctcttttaacaagtataaagcatttgctaccaaagactctaaaatatgaaatattgggctttttaccggttagaaattcataagatgtcttcttgaggattcggtgtagatacaaccggttgatggcgtagcaagcggtgttgaccgcctcggcccaaaaccgatctgaagtcttgtactcatcaagcatggttcttgccatgtccaatagagttctattcttcctctccactacaccattttgttgtggggtgtagggagaagagaactcatgcttgatgccctcctcctcaaggaagccttcaatttgtgagttcttgaactccgtcccgttgtcgcttcttattttcttgatccttaagccgaactcattttgagcccgtctcaagaatccctttaagctctcttgggtttgagatttttcctgcaaaaagaatacccaagtgaagcgagaataatcatccactattacaagacaatacttactcccgccgatgcttatgtaggcaatcgggccgaataaatccatgtggagtagctcaagcggcctgtcggtcgtcatgatgttcttgtgtggatgatgggcaccaacttgctttcctgcttggcatgcgctacaaaccctgtctttctcaaaatgaacattggttagtcctaaaatgtgttctccctttagaagcttatgaagattcttcatcccaacatgggctagtcggcggtgccagagccaacccatgttagtcttagcaattaggcaagtgtcgagttcagctctatcaaaatctaccaagtatagctgaccctctaacactcccttaaatgctattgaatcatcacttcttctaaagacactgacacctacatcagtaaagagatagttgtagcccattttgcataattgagatacagaaaccaaattgtaatctaatgaatctaccataaaaacattgaaaatagaatggtcaggagatatagcaattttacccaatcctttaaccaaaccttggtttccatcctcgaatgtgatagctcgttggggatcttggtttttctcataggaggagaacattttcttctccccagtcatgtggtttgtgcacccgctatcgatgatccaacttgagcccccggatgcataaacctacaaaacaagtttagttcttgactttaggtacccaaacggttttgggtcctttggcattagaaacaagaactttgggtacccaaacacaagtcttggagcccttgtgtttgcccccaacaaacttggcaactaccttgccggatttgttagttaaaacatatgatgcatcaaatgttttgaatgaaatgtcatgatcatttgatgcattaggagttctcttcttaggcaacttagcacgggttggttgcctagaactagatgtctcactcttatacataaaagcatgatttgggccagagtgagacttcctagagtgaattctcctaatcttgctctcgggataaccggcagggtacaaaatgtaaccctcattatcctgaggcatgggagccttgcccttaacaaaattatacaatcttttaggaggggcattaagtttgacattgtctcccctttggaagccaatgccatccttgatgccagggcgtctcccattatagagcatactacgagcaaatttaaatttttcattttctaagttatgctcggcaattttagcatctaattttgctatatgatcattttgttgtttaattaaagccatgtgatcatgaatagcattaatatcaatatctctacatctagcacaaatagaaacatgctcaacaatagatgtagagggtttgcaagattttaattctataaccttagcatgtaatatgtcattttcacttctaaggttagaaatagtaacgttgcaaacatcaaaatctttagccttagcaagcaatttctcattttcaactttaaggctagcaagagtaatgttcaattcttcaattttagcaagtaagtcatcattatcatttctaagattgggaattgaaacattacaagcaatagaatcaaccctagctaataaattggcattctcatttctaaggttgtctatagtctcatggcaagtgcttagctcactagataatttttcacatttctcaacttctagagcataagcatttttaactttaacatgttttttgttttccttgattaggaagtcctcttgggagtccaagagatcatccttctcatggatggaactaatcaattcatttaatttctctttttgttgcatgtttaagttggcaaaaagagtgagtaggttatcttcctcatcactagcattttcatcactagaggactcatatctagtggaggatttagatttaaccttcttctttttgtcgtcctttgccatgaggcacttgtggccgacgttggggaagagaaggcccttggtgacggcgatgttggcggcgtcctcgtcgtcggaggagtcgctagagctttcgtcggagtcccactcccgacaaacatgggcatcgccgcccctcttcttgtagtatttcttcttctcctttcttctccccttcttgtcgtcgcccctgtcactgtcactagatataggacattttgcaataaaatgacctggcttaccacatttgtaacacactttcttggagcgaggtttgtaatccttccccctcctttgtttgaggatttggcggaagctcttgatgacgagcgccatttcctcattgtcgagcttggaggcgtcgattggttgtctacttgaagtagactcctccttcttcccctccgtcgccttgaatgcgaccggttgtgcttcgggcgtggaggaggtgccttgctcgatgattttctttgagcctttaatcattagctcaaagctcacaaattttcctatgacttcctcgggagacattagcttatatctaggatcacctcaaattaattgaacttgtgtagggttaagaaatacgagggatctaagaataaccttcaccatctcatggtcatcccatttttcgctctcgaggttgcgcacttggttcaccaaggtcttcaagcggttgtacatagcttgtggatcctctccttggtgaagcatgaagcgatcgagctccccctcgatcgtttcccgcttggtgatctttgtcacctcgtctccctcgtgcgcggtcttgagtacgtcccaaatttccttcgcattttttaacccttgcaccttattatactcctctcgacttagagaggcgaggagtatagtagtggcttgggagttaaagtggtgaatttgggccacctcgtccgagtcatagtcttcatcccctacggatggtacctgtacaccaaactcaacaacattccatatacttttgtggagtgaggttagatgaaatttcattaaatcactccacctagcataatcttcaccgtcaaaggttggcggtttgcctaatggaacggaaagtaatggagtatgtctagaggtacgatgataatgtaaggggatcttactaaacttcttacgctcatggcgcttcgaagttatggagggcgcgtcggagccggaggtagaaggtgatgaagtgtcagtctcgtagtagaccaccttcctcatcttcttaattttgtcgccactccgatgcgacttgtgggaagaagtcttcttttccttcttcttctccttccgcttctccttgttgcgggactctcccgatagagctttctcattgcttgtagtgggcttttcgccggtctccatctccttcttggcgtgatctcccgacatcacttcgagcggttacgctctaatgaagcaccgggctctgataccaattgatagtcgcctagagggggggtgaatagggcgaaactgaaattctcaaaaataatcacaactacaagccgggttagtgttagagatataatcaagtccgcgagagagggtgcgaaacaaatctcaagcgaataaagagtgtgacacacggatttgttttaccgaggttcggttctcgcaaacctactccccgttgaagtggtcacaaagaccgggtctctttcaaccctttccctctctcaaacggtccctcggaccgagtgagctttctcttctcaatcacttggaacacaaagttcctacaaggaccaccacaagattggtgtctcttgcctcaattacaagtgagtttgatcgcaagaaagaatcaagaaagaagaaagcaatccaagcgcaagagctcgaaagagcacaagcaaatctctgtcactagtcactaaagctttgtgtggagtttgggagaggatttgatctcttgaatgtgtctagaattgaatgcctagctcttgtaagtggttggaagtgtgaaaacttggatgcaatgaatggtgggtggttgggggtatttatagccccaaccaccaaactagccgtttcgtGGGGCTGActctcgtatggtgcaccggacatgtcaccaaagccgttgggttccgaccgttggagctctgtcttctgggcccgcctggatgtccggtggcgcaccggacatgtattgtagagtgtctggtgcgccagtatgggcgtgcctgacttctgcgtgcgctggcgcacatttaatgcgctgcaggtagccgttggcgccgaaatatccgttgctccattgtcacaccggacagtccggtgcacaccggacatgtccggtgaattatagcggactagccgttccgaattcccgaagctggcgagttccagaggcgccgttccttggagcaccggacactgtccagtgtacaccggacagtccggtgaattatagcggagtgcctccggattttcccgaaggtgacgagtttgagttggagtcctctggtgcaccggacactgtccggtggcacaccggacagtccggtgcgccagaccagaggtgccttcggttgcccctt
This genomic window contains:
- the LOC100277930 gene encoding Chitinase 1 precursor translates to MASLHPLIAAALVVAAASTAAAAASWAAPSSPARPLFREYIGAEGKNVTFADVPVHPGVDFHFILSFAIDYAANATNASAPPVPTDGRFAVFWDEANLTPAAVAALKCPSSRARVALSLGGDTVFGANATFRASSVDAWVGNAVASLAAILTRYGLDGVDVDYEHFGERETPEVFAECVGRLVRALRARGVISFASIAPFANPDVQAHYAELWRRYGRDFDYVNFQFYAYPSNTTVPEFLAHYDEQSARYAGAGGGGKVLVSFGTDPASGGLRPGKGFFRACRELRRQGRLHGIFVWAADNSAADGFRDERLAQTFLAGNAPGFP